One window of the Lytechinus variegatus isolate NC3 chromosome 3, Lvar_3.0, whole genome shotgun sequence genome contains the following:
- the LOC121410739 gene encoding peroxisomal trans-2-enoyl-CoA reductase-like — MAVNSQVRSIFRSGLFANKVAIVTGGGTGLGRAITQELLYLGCKVIIASRKVERLQTAADALNKSLPRDSTAAIHAIKCNIRQEDEVKSLMTTTIEKYGKIDFLVNNGGGQYPCPLSEISSKGWNAVIDTNLTGTFLCCREAFQAWMGEHGGAIVNIIVDLWKGFPYMGHTSAARAGIENLTKTAAVEWAPHGIRINSVAPGTVFGKEAAEHYGTEEIFKLAIPNIPAKRLGTPEEISAAVAFLLSPAAAYITGESIKVDGASSLYMPPGGYTVKDHNNMPAYKWETDNGDEGGNNPGGLSSKL; from the exons atggCAGTGAATTCACAAGTTCGAAGTATCTTCAGATCAGGGTTATTTGCCAATAAAGTTGCCATCGTTACTGGAGGTGGAACGGGTTTAGGGCGTGCAATTACCCAAGAACTTCTCTACTTAG gttgcaAAGTGATTATTGCATCAAGGAAAGTGGAAAGATTACAGACTGCTGCAGATGCCCTGAATAAATCATTACCCAGGGATTCAACAGCAGCTATCCATGCAATTAAATGCAACATTAGACAAGAAGATGAG GTGAAATCTCTTATGACGACTACAATTGAGAAGTATGGGAAGATTGACTTTCTAGTCAACAATGGAGGTGGTCAGTATCCTTGTCCCCTCTCTGAGATATCAAGCAAAGGATGGAATGCAGTGATTGACACAAACCTAACTGGAACATTCCTGTGCTGTAGAGAAG CTTTTCAAGCCTGGATGGGAGAACATGGAGGAGCCATAGTCAATATTATTGTTGATCTGTGGAAAGGCTTTCCATACATGGG GCATACTAGTGCAGCAAGGGCAGGCATAGAGAATTTGACAAAAACAGCTGCTGTTGAATGGGCACCTCATGGAATCAGGATCAACTCAGTAGCTCCA GGTACAGTGTTTGGGAAAGAAGCTGCAGAGCATTATGGGACAGAAGAGATCTTCAAGCTAGCCATCCCTAACATTCCTGCTAAGAGATTGGGAACACCAGAAGAG ATATCAGCAGCCGTTGCATTCCTTCTATCTCCAGCTGCTGCCTACATCACTGGAGAATCAATCAAAGTAGATGGTGCGTCTAGTTTATACATGCCACCCGGGGGATACACAGTCAAAG ACCACAATAACATGCCAGCCTACAAGTGGGAGACTGATAATGGGGATGAAGGTGGGAATAACCCTGGTGGCTTGTCATCAAAATTATAG